In Lacrimispora indolis DSM 755, a genomic segment contains:
- a CDS encoding non-ribosomal peptide synthetase: MEMILQNLSEMENRGIRLNEQDGNIKYHAPKGTLTPEDIQFLKNHKPEIIKILKHREGKAVLSIDPEQQYEPFPLTGIQEAYLLGRNNTYQYGGVSCHIYMEIEYPSLDPDRVEVVWNQLIDRHGMLKTVFTQEGYQQELPEVPYFKITRAAGEQESLDLRSQLDHKMYPVDRWPLFDIGVSDLGGCSILHYSTEFLIVDWTSIWMLLSEFEAIYFRQQQMPVLKLRFRDYVLAERQLKHTLKYKRDQQYWLERIPDIKAAPKLPQDHGKQLQNTFRRLQMEIPPEYWEQIKKKCKSAGVTPTSYVLAAYAKVLARYSETDEFTINMIMLNRQPLHEEVNQIIGDFTSNTLIPVIMREGRPFLNEVLEINQAVFEALDHGLFSGVEILRELSRQKGRDAALMPIIFTSAIGITSQNDEIAGKIRNTGISQTPQAFVDCQAMDGIFGLRINWDVREGIFYDGYLEDMFQTFETVILEAASPETNWTKEFSFALPEWQQLERDAANRTAGPVGNRTLHQLVLDQAQRTPDLLAAADCEHRFSYCRLIEKSKQLAFAIKEFGLAEGAHMGIIMPKNVYQIVAALGTLLCGGVFVPIDDSEAFERTETIIKNADIKLLLVHSRTRYQTDHLNVIVVDQLEQTGKQETEVQVHDGLPAYIIYTSGSTGIPKGVVISHKAAVNTICDVNGRFGIREGDRVLGLSQLNFDLSVYDIFGMLSVGGGVIYPDHDKYSDPSHWVKLIEKYRISVWNSVPSLLVMLQEYLQTQKEQQLDSMRVVLLSGDWIPIKLPQKIQPFLPSAEIVSLGGATEAAIWSIYHVYRGLKTDWVSIPYGKPLANQQIHILNKKLEESPVWLKGDLYISGEGLAMGYYGDKDRTGEQFFFVPSLGRRVYRTGDMGRYMPGGEIEFLGREDKQIKILGFRIELGEIESALKRFPGVEGAMAVTMAVNNMTKIMGITWGGENPFKEAEIKDFLKDKIPSYMIPYRMIHVEHVPLTPNGKTDRRALESLVRSQMEAASTGPEQELIISSCGCLEKIKSTVCRVMELPDIGIHEDLYEIGADSLIMNRLAASLTEAFSQYYDFEEILIQLLNDPTIEAFSQFIERSEGKVS, from the coding sequence ATGGAAATGATTTTACAGAATTTATCTGAGATGGAAAACCGGGGGATTCGTCTGAATGAACAGGATGGAAACATAAAATACCATGCTCCGAAAGGGACGTTAACACCGGAAGATATTCAGTTTTTAAAAAACCATAAACCTGAAATCATAAAAATCTTAAAACACCGGGAAGGGAAGGCAGTTCTTTCCATTGATCCGGAGCAGCAATATGAGCCATTTCCCCTTACCGGTATCCAGGAGGCGTATTTATTAGGAAGAAACAATACGTATCAATACGGAGGGGTATCCTGTCACATCTATATGGAAATAGAATATCCTTCCCTGGATCCGGACCGGGTGGAAGTGGTATGGAATCAACTGATTGACAGGCATGGGATGTTAAAAACGGTGTTCACTCAGGAAGGATATCAGCAGGAGCTGCCGGAAGTTCCGTATTTTAAAATCACCAGAGCAGCCGGAGAGCAGGAGAGTCTGGATCTACGCAGCCAATTAGACCATAAGATGTATCCGGTTGATCGCTGGCCGCTGTTTGACATCGGTGTGTCAGATTTAGGCGGCTGCAGCATTCTTCATTATTCAACAGAGTTTCTGATCGTGGACTGGACAAGTATATGGATGCTGCTGTCAGAATTTGAAGCCATCTATTTCAGACAGCAGCAGATGCCCGTGCTGAAGCTGCGTTTCCGGGATTATGTATTAGCGGAAAGGCAGTTGAAACATACCCTGAAATATAAAAGGGATCAGCAGTACTGGCTGGAAAGAATACCGGATATAAAAGCAGCTCCCAAGCTTCCCCAGGATCACGGCAAACAGTTACAAAACACATTCCGCCGGCTGCAGATGGAAATTCCACCGGAATACTGGGAACAGATCAAGAAAAAATGTAAATCAGCCGGCGTCACCCCTACCAGTTATGTGCTGGCCGCATATGCAAAAGTGCTTGCCAGGTACAGTGAGACAGATGAATTTACCATAAATATGATCATGCTGAATCGCCAGCCCCTTCATGAAGAAGTCAATCAGATCATCGGAGATTTTACGTCGAATACACTGATTCCGGTTATTATGAGGGAGGGCCGGCCATTTCTTAATGAGGTTCTGGAGATCAATCAGGCTGTTTTTGAAGCCCTGGATCATGGCTTGTTCTCCGGTGTGGAAATTCTCCGGGAACTGTCGCGTCAAAAAGGCAGGGATGCAGCGCTTATGCCGATTATTTTTACCAGTGCCATAGGCATTACCAGCCAGAATGATGAAATTGCAGGAAAAATAAGAAATACCGGAATCAGCCAGACACCCCAGGCCTTTGTTGACTGCCAGGCAATGGATGGCATCTTTGGCCTGAGAATCAACTGGGATGTGAGAGAGGGTATTTTTTATGATGGGTATCTGGAAGATATGTTTCAGACATTTGAAACAGTTATACTGGAGGCTGCCTCTCCTGAAACCAACTGGACGAAGGAGTTCTCCTTTGCTTTGCCTGAGTGGCAGCAGCTGGAAAGAGACGCAGCCAACCGGACTGCCGGACCAGTGGGGAATAGAACCCTTCATCAGCTGGTGCTGGACCAGGCCCAAAGGACACCGGACCTGCTGGCTGCGGCAGATTGTGAACATCGGTTCAGCTATTGCCGGCTGATAGAAAAGAGTAAGCAATTGGCTTTTGCCATAAAGGAATTTGGTTTGGCAGAAGGAGCCCATATGGGAATTATAATGCCCAAAAATGTTTACCAGATTGTTGCCGCTTTAGGTACGCTGCTGTGCGGCGGGGTATTTGTTCCTATCGATGACAGCGAAGCCTTTGAACGGACGGAAACGATTATCAAAAATGCTGATATCAAGCTGCTGCTGGTGCATAGCCGTACCAGGTATCAAACGGATCATTTAAACGTGATCGTAGTAGATCAGCTGGAACAAACCGGGAAACAGGAAACAGAAGTCCAGGTTCATGACGGACTTCCGGCTTACATCATTTATACTTCCGGCTCAACGGGAATTCCCAAAGGAGTGGTCATCAGTCACAAGGCCGCAGTGAACACCATCTGTGATGTGAACGGACGTTTCGGAATCCGGGAAGGAGACCGGGTGCTGGGGCTGTCACAGCTGAATTTTGATTTGTCGGTTTATGATATTTTTGGAATGCTGAGTGTTGGAGGCGGGGTGATCTACCCTGACCATGATAAATATTCGGACCCATCCCACTGGGTAAAGTTAATAGAAAAATACCGGATTTCGGTCTGGAACTCGGTTCCTTCTCTGTTGGTAATGCTGCAGGAATATTTGCAGACTCAAAAGGAGCAGCAGCTGGATTCCATGAGAGTTGTTTTGCTGTCCGGAGACTGGATTCCCATCAAGCTTCCTCAGAAGATACAGCCATTTTTGCCGTCAGCTGAAATTGTCAGTCTGGGCGGTGCTACCGAAGCCGCAATCTGGTCCATTTATCATGTATATCGGGGATTGAAAACGGATTGGGTAAGCATTCCATATGGAAAGCCGCTGGCTAATCAGCAGATCCATATATTAAATAAAAAACTGGAAGAAAGTCCGGTATGGTTAAAAGGAGACTTATACATTTCCGGAGAGGGATTGGCCATGGGATATTATGGTGATAAAGACAGAACCGGGGAACAGTTCTTTTTCGTCCCCTCCCTGGGCAGGAGAGTTTACCGCACCGGTGATATGGGAAGATATATGCCGGGCGGAGAAATTGAATTTCTGGGCAGGGAGGACAAGCAGATTAAAATCCTGGGCTTTCGGATTGAACTGGGGGAGATTGAGTCGGCCTTAAAGCGGTTTCCGGGTGTGGAAGGTGCAATGGCAGTAACCATGGCGGTTAACAATATGACAAAAATCATGGGAATAACATGGGGAGGAGAGAACCCATTTAAAGAGGCGGAAATAAAAGATTTTTTAAAGGACAAGATTCCATCTTACATGATTCCCTATCGTATGATCCATGTGGAACATGTGCCATTAACCCCAAATGGAAAAACAGACAGAAGAGCACTGGAAAGCCTGGTTCGCTCCCAAATGGAGGCAGCTTCAACCGGGCCGGAGCAGGAGCTTATAATTTCCTCCTGCGGCTGTCTGGAAAAAATAAAAAGTACGGTTTGCCGGGTTATGGAATTACCGGATATCGGCATACATGAGGATCTTTATGAAATAGGAGCGGATTCTCTGATTATGAATCGTCTTGCTGCAAGCTTAACGGAAGCCTTTTCCCAATATTATGATTTTGAAGAGATTCTCATCCAGCTATTGAATGATCCTACCATTGAGGCTTTCAGCCAGTTTATAGAGAGAAGTGAGGGAAAAGTCAGTTGA
- a CDS encoding saccharopine dehydrogenase NADP-binding domain-containing protein: MIGVIGGYGNIGREVIQLLTKRGYERITVGSRRQNPENPILWSYVNIEEEESLLHFMNRHFIVINTAGPSSLLSLKAAECALKSGCHYIDCGYNREVTRLSVKDKAQCMLYNMGSVPGFSELLPLVFQEDLLRPQRFRHFYSITGKFTQTAAIDFMAGIFNGNGGVSLRTDGKIPEISELQPFYKNAERMIPYENADTARVQEMMNGVEAQWFHVICGSNINAFYKNLLKKYVQDREKLAADLCLAAELDHMLLPSQVTFLLEMEGINREGKPQKNLYYLQAPGQSKLSAAFCTAVCECLLEGCIEPGIGWIEKLTDPAAVFEKVKQFGLVSLKKTVHGALEEKEEGVL; this comes from the coding sequence ATGATCGGTGTCATTGGAGGGTACGGGAATATTGGCCGTGAGGTGATTCAATTGCTGACAAAACGGGGATATGAAAGGATCACGGTCGGCAGCCGCAGGCAGAATCCAGAAAATCCAATTTTATGGAGCTATGTGAATATTGAAGAAGAGGAGAGCCTTCTTCATTTTATGAACCGGCATTTCATTGTGATAAACACAGCCGGGCCATCGTCTTTATTGTCATTGAAAGCAGCAGAATGCGCTTTAAAATCCGGCTGCCATTACATTGACTGCGGTTACAACCGTGAAGTGACCAGGCTTTCGGTGAAGGATAAGGCCCAGTGTATGTTATACAATATGGGTTCAGTACCGGGATTCTCAGAACTTTTACCTCTTGTTTTTCAGGAAGATTTATTAAGGCCCCAGAGGTTTAGGCATTTCTACAGCATCACCGGTAAATTTACTCAGACGGCTGCAATTGATTTTATGGCTGGGATTTTTAACGGGAATGGAGGAGTGTCCCTGCGGACAGACGGAAAAATTCCAGAAATAAGTGAACTTCAGCCGTTTTACAAAAACGCAGAACGCATGATACCTTACGAAAACGCTGATACAGCTCGTGTTCAGGAGATGATGAACGGAGTGGAGGCGCAATGGTTTCACGTGATTTGCGGCAGTAATATCAATGCTTTTTACAAAAATTTATTAAAAAAGTATGTTCAGGACAGAGAAAAGCTGGCTGCCGATCTTTGTCTGGCTGCTGAACTTGATCATATGCTCCTTCCTTCTCAGGTGACGTTCTTACTTGAAATGGAGGGGATCAACCGGGAGGGAAAACCACAGAAAAACTTATATTATCTTCAGGCCCCAGGGCAAAGCAAGCTATCGGCAGCCTTTTGTACGGCGGTCTGTGAATGTCTTTTAGAAGGCTGTATTGAACCGGGAATCGGCTGGATTGAAAAGCTTACAGATCCGGCGGCTGTGTTTGAAAAAGTGAAGCAGTTTGGTCTTGTAAGTCTGAAAAAGACAGTGCATGGAGCATTGGAGGAAAAGGAAGAAGGAGTTTTGTAA